GCTTATATCTTGTAGAAGTATTGCTACTTAAGTTTTTTATTTTGTTGTATGCATTTTTCAATATATCATTTTTCACTTTTAATTCTAATTGTTTTTTATATAGTTTTTGTTCTAGCCCTATTATTTCTTTCATTAAATATTCTTCATCAATATATTTTTTTGATTCATTAGATGTGGATAAGTCATCATTTTTGATGTTTTGAATATAATTTTTAAGATTTTTTATTTCTTCATTTCTTTTATCTAAAAGTTTTTTTCTATCACGATTTAATTTGTCTAAATTTTTTTCAATATTAGCAAATTCTTCTTCACCCAACTTTATCCAGTCAAGTAATTTATTTATATCTAATTTATCAATAGAGTCTAAATATGCCTCTCTTCTTTCACCTATATAATATATAACTTTATCTCTTACCTCAATTGATATTGTTTCAAAGTAAGGATATAACTCTCTTATTAATGTATAAATGTAAAATGTTTGTTTATGATCATGAAATCTCAGGTATCCAAATGGAACCGTGAGTACTAGTCGTGCTTTAGAATTTAAAATATTATATATAGGTTTTAATAATTTTTCAGGATGACTAAAATGCTCTAGTACCTCTCCTAAAATAGCAGTATCAAATTTTTCATCGACAAATTTTTGTTCTAATTTAGTAGAGTCATAATTTATAAACCTTATATTTTTCTTTACTATTTCTGATTCTTTAGATAATTCTTCCTGAGCTTCTTTTATTTTATTTTCTTCTAAATCTATTCCTGTAACATTAAATCCTTCTCTTCCCAATAATATTGATACTATACCTTGACTACTTCCTATATCAATAACTTTGTTTCCTTTTACATTCTTACATATCCAATGTATTCTATATTGTGTTTTTTGAAAAGTTTTTTCTGAATCCACTTTACCATAGTATCGGTTAGTTATTTGATCATCATTCACTTATTTCACCTTCTTATATAAACTAATTTAATCTATATTATATCTTCATATATTCCTATAAACTTTTCTTTTTCATTTTCCCAATTATATATTTTTTTTACTTTTTTACAATTTAATTTAGCTTCTTTCCATTTATCTTTATCATTCAATAATATATTAACTACTTTTGCTATTTCTTTACTATCTTCTGTATTTACTGCAAGACCTGTCCCTTCTCCTTTTACTACTTTCTTTATTTCTGGAAAATCACTTGCTATTACAGGTACTTCTGCCATCATGTATTCAAATAATTTATTTGATAATGTAGAATAATGATTAAAACAAATATTTTGTAATACTTGAAATCCTAAATAAGCATTCTTGGTGTATTTAGGTAAATCATTAACTGGTACCTTTGGTATAAATCTTACTTTTTCTTCTAATTTCATTTCTTTTACCATATCTATTATTTTAGGCTTCAGTTTTCCGTCTCCTAAAAATACTACTATTCCTCTATCAAAATATGGTATAGCTTCAACTATCTTTTCAATACCTCTCCCCTCTTGTATTCCACCTTGATATAATAATATAGGTTCACTTTCATCTATATTAGCTATTTTTCTCAAATCAAATTCTTCATTTATTTCTTTATAAAAAGGATAATTGTGAATTACCTCTGGTTTTTTTATATTATATAGTTTTTTAGTATAATCTGCTCTTGTATCTGTTGTCATTATCATTTTGTCTATTTTTGTTATCAAAAACTTTTCTAAATAGTAATATTGCTTCCCTACATATCCCGTCCTATCTGTTTGTACTTCATGGGAGTCATATACTAATTTTGTTCTCTTAAATAATTTGCAGATATATCCTTGGGGCAATGTATTTAAATCATTACTATGATAAATATTATAATCTTTTTTTAGTCCTTCTCTTATCATTCTTACAAATATCATAAATCTAATATATATTTTCATAAGATTAGCTTTCTTAAGAAATAATCCTACTAATTTATATATAATAAATAAAGGTAAAGCTATTATAGCTAAAGGAATAAGAGGTATTAAAAGTAATTTATTATTCATTACTTTTCTTTTAAATTTAGATAAAGATTTTCTCCACTCTTTTGATTTTAAATATATATCTGGATATCTTTTAACTCTTTTGACATGAAACCCATTTATATCTTCTTCCATAGGTAAACTTTTATCATTAGGATCATGAATACATATTAAGTCTACATCATAACCTGAATCTGAAAGTGCTGTACATTCCCTTAATACTCTAGCATCGTTTGTAAAATGATTCCACACAAACATACAAATACTTTTATTCAAAATTAATTACCTCTTTTCTTTCTTATGTTATTCATATATTCTTTATAATCTTTTAGTATTTGTTCTGTAGGACCAAAGTCTTTTACTTTTCCTTTTTCAATCCATAACACGGTATCACATAAGTCTCTTATTGTAGATAAACTATGAGATACCATAATTACTGTTCTATCTTCATATATTATTTCTTTTAATTTCTGAGTACTTTTATCTTTAAATGATTGATCCCCTACACCTAACACTTCATCTATAAGAAGAATATCTGGTTCTATATGAATTGCTATGGAAAAGGCAAGTCTACTTTTCATACCTGAAGAATATGTTCTTATAGGATTATATATGAAATCTCCTAGCTCTGAGAATTCAATTATTTCATCAATTTTATTGTCTATCTCTTTTTTTGTAAATCCTAATGTTAATCCATTTAAATATACATTTTCATAACCACTTAATTCAGGCTGGAATCCTGCTCCTAGTGTTAGTAAAGATATAGAATCTTCATAAACATGTATTTCCCCAGAATCAGGTTGGAAAATATTTGCTATTGTTTTAAGTAATGTAGTTTTCCCTGAACCATTACTTCCTATAATTCCAACATTACTCCCTTTTTCTATCTGAAAACTAACATCTTGTAATGCCCATACTTCTTTTGTTCTTATATTTTTTTGACGTTTAAACATTTTTACTAATTCTTTTTTCATGTTCATACTTTTAATAAATTTATATTTTAAATTTAAATTTTTAACTTCAATTGCTAAATTATTCATTTTATATCACCTTTGTGTAGTTTTTGTCAAATTTATAAAGATATTTCAACCCTATAGTTATTAGAATTATACCGACTATCAACCAAACTAATAATGGTAAGTATAATGGTGATGTCCCTTCTAAAAATATATTTCTATAACTTGTATATATGGTTGTTAATGGATTAAACCACCATATAAATCTAACACTTTCTGGAATACTCTCTAAATCATAAAGGGTCGGAGATACATAAAACCAAAATCTTAATGTAAAGTCTAATATATTGTCAATATCTTTAAAAAATACACCTAAATGAGAGAATATAAATCCAAGTCCTAATATTAATAATAATTGAACAAAAAACACAGCTAAAAACTCAAATAAATGTAATGTATAAGGTACTCCAAAAAATATCATTAATACTAACAATACTAATATTCCAAATAAATACTTTGTAGTATTTATTAATGTTTTAATCAACGGAAGTATAAATTTAGGTAAGTATACTTGTTGTAATATTGACGACTTACCTTTTATACTTTTTGTAGAATCTTTTATTGAAGAAACTGTCCATTTCCATGGTACTAATGCTGCAAATACAAATATTGGGAAGTTTTCTCCACCTCTTTGAAATATCACCATTACTACTAACATATATACTAGCATGTACATTAATGGATCTAATATCCACCAAAAATACCCTAAAAATGTACTTGATAACTGAACTTTTAGTTCTGATTTTGTTGTATATAATATATATTCTTTATATTTTTTGTAATCATTTATTGCTCGTTTTAATACTGACATATTCTATTTCCTTTCTATAACAAATCTATAAGTTTTTTAATATTTTCATCCCAGATAAATTCTTGTTTCAATAATCTAGATTGATTATCTATTATCTTTTTTCTTAATTCTTCATTATTTGCCAATTTCAATATATTTTCTGACATAGATTTTATATCATATGGTTCCGATACTAACCCAATATTTTTTTCATATATCATAGATGCTATATACCCCTTCACACCTGCTAATATTGGCAATTTAGCTAACATATATTCAAATATTTTTGACGGTATAACTGTCTTAAAGACTTCTATGTCTTTTAGATGAATAAATCCTATATGACATTTAGATAATTCTCTAAAAACCTTATCTTTTGACACTACCCCTAGGAGTTCTATATTATTCAAATTGTAACTTTTAATTAAATCCCTAATCTTTTCTAACTCTACTCCTGTGCCTATTATTTTAAATCTTATATTGGTATGTGATCTTAAATTCTTTGCAATTTCAATTAATGAATCTATTCCTTGAGCATACCCTATAGTTCCTGCATATACAATTTCAATTATATCATTCTTTTTTTTAAAATCATTATTAATTTTATTAAGTTCTTGTTTCATTATTCCATTGGGGATATATATTATTTTATTTTCATCTAATCCTTTTGATTTTAATGGCTCTATGAATCCTTTGCTATTAATTATAATCTTATCAGCTTTTCTATACATTATATCTTCAAAAATATATGCTGGCTTAAGTATCATTTCATTTTTAAATAATTTCAATTCTTTGACTGAATCTGGCCATAAGTCTCTAATATCTAATATTAATTTAGCTTTATAACGCTTTTTCAGTATTACTCCTATAACTACTGCAAATATAGGTGGAGAGGTTACTATGATTCTATCAAATTTTTTCTTGTTTTTTAAAGCATCTAATATTCCTCTTATCATGAAATTTAAGTATAAGCCTATTCTTTTTACTTTATTAGATGAATAATCATTATAAAAACTTTGAACTCTTAATATCTCTATATTTTCTAGATTATTATCTTTTTTATTCCATGATATATTTTTATATAAGTCTCTATTTGGATAAGTTGGCTCACTTGTTAATACAGTTAAATTTATATTTTCTTCATTCAAATAGTATGCAATATTATTCATACGATTTGACGCTGCTCCTATCTCAGGAGGGAAATGCTGCGTTACCAGTAATACGTTCATATCAACACCCTAATCAATGTAAATTTTAATTTACTATTCTCATTACAGTATTATACTTTTTCTGATATAAGTCAATAGTAGCTTAGTAGTATATTTGTTAAAAAATGTTTAAATTTGTTCAGTTTAAATGCCTTTAATAAACCAAAAATGATAGAATCACATGATTCTATCATTTCATTACTATTTAACTATCTCTTTTAAATATTCCATAAAATCATCTTTTAAATCATTTCTTTTAAGTACAAATTCTACTGTTGCTTTTGTAGCTAGTATAAATCTTTGTATATATTGTACCTTATATATCAATCTAAAGCAAGATTCACAAAAATAATCCCCTCAATTTGAGGGGATTATAAAACTAATTCTTTACACCATACTTTGGTATTTCAAATCTAAGTGTATAGTCATCACATAGTTCATATAATTCTTTTATTTTTCTTGTTTGTTTTGATGCCCAACCTATATCTGTTGCATATTGATGTACTCCTGGGGAATCTGGATTCCATTTCATCTTATATAATGTGTCTTGTTTGTAGTTTGGATTATTTACATATTTCTCTGATATAAATTTTGCTCCTCCTATTATTGCTTGTTCTGGAGTAAACCATCCAGAGTTATATGCATATTGACTTCCACCACCTATAGGATTTGAATCATATGCTCCTATTCCATACATATTATATACTATTTTTCCATTTACCTTTACCCCTGTTGCAAGTGTTGACTTACCATATCCTGTTTCTAACAATGCATGTGATATTAGGTATATTTCATTTATATTATATTTTCTACTTGCTTCTATAAATGCTGCACCTTTACCTTCAAGTATTCCTTTACCTTTTAATATATTGTTTAATTGAGATGCATCAAGTCCACTACTTCCTGATAATACTAAGAACTGATACATTTCTTGTGGAGCTTTATTTGAATTAGATGTATAGTCGCCTGATACCCAACCTACTATTCCATTGACTTTTATTTTATACCATCCATTTTGCTCTCCTAATACAATATATATTTCATCTGCTTTAACTCGAGAAAGTAATGATCCACTTTCACTTGGTTTATTTCTTACATTTAATACTGCTGCATCTACTTTTATAGAGTAAAGATTACCTGTTTCTCCTCTACTTACTGTATGTGCTTCTTCTTCTCCTTTAAGATAACCACCATGTACCCAGCCAACTACTTTTCCTGTATCTATTTTATACCAGCCATTATGTTCTTCTATTGGTTTATAAACTTCACCGTATTTCACTTGGTCTATAACAGATGTAGATGTAGTATAACTTTCACGTACATTTAATACTGATGCTGTTACAGTCATCTTGTCAAATAAACTTGTATTTGAATTCGCCCTATAACTTGTGCTTACATATCCTCCATGTATCCATCCTGCTGCTTTTCCTGTATTTATTTGATACCAACCATCTTTTTCTCCTAATATTGTATAAACTTGTCCACCTTCAACTTGATCTACTACTGGTGTGCTAGTTGTATTACTTTCACGTACATTTAATATTGGAGTAGTTATTTTTAGTTGTCCTATTATATCGTATGAATATTCTCTATCTGAATTTTGGATGAAATTTTCTGGATTTAGATATTTATCTACATCAGGTAAATTTGCTGTAGTCCATCCATATCCATATTTATCTGTTTGAGGATTTTTATTCATCTGTGTAAGTAGAAAATCTTGGAAACTTTTGCTATAGTTTATATTTTGATATATTATATTTCCTACTACAGAATGAGCTATTTCACTAGTTACTACTCTAGTTGTTCCTTTTATTCTAGCATTTACTCTAAATATATAATTTCCTCTTTGTGTTGGAGTGAATACTAAAGTATTATCTAATGAATAGTCCTTTTGTTTTTTCCAACTTCCATCATTTCGCTTTACAAAATATTCATATTCCACATTCCCCATATCTGATAATGCTGTGATTGTTACAGGAACATTTATATATGTGTCTTTTTGTTTATCTTTTGAAATATTTATTTGTTGTAGTGCATCTTTTACAGTATGAGTTATTTGTTTTGAAATAACTTCTGTTGTTCCTTTTATTCTAGCATTTACCTTTATAGTATATGTACCAGAATTTTTTGGTGTGTAATTTATACTATTAGTTGTACTATAGTTTTTTAACTTTGTAAATTCACCATTGGGAACTTTTACTAAATATTCGTACTCTACATTTTCGCTTCCTACTGCTTCTACTTTTATATTTAAAGTATCATTTATATATGTAACTTCTTTATCCTTTGTAATAATTATATCTTCTAATTCTTCTTTTGGTTTTTCTGGCTTTTCAGGTTCTGTTTCGCCTTCTATTTTCTTTACATATCCACCATGAATCCATCCTGTTAACTTGCCTGTATCTATTTTATACCAGCCATTTTTCTCATCTAATGGCTTGTACTTTCTTCCTTCATATACTTGAAATATTCTAGTGTAATTAGTTGAAGGGCCTGTTCTTACATTTAATATTGGTGTATCTATTATTATTTCTTTTGGCAATTCTTTGTCAGGTACATCTGGATTTTCTGGCTCTGTAGGTTTCTCTACTTTTATTTTTTCTACATATCCACCATGAACCCATCCTGTTACTTTACCTGTATTTATTTTGTACCAGCCATTTTTCTCATCTATTGCTTTGAATTTTTGGCCTTTTGATACTTGACTTATTCTTCTATAGCTAGTTGAAGGGCCTGTTCTTACATTTAATTTTACTGCTGTTACTTTTAGTTCTGTATCTGTGCCTGTTGGTGGTTTAGGTTTATCTGGTTTTTCAGTACTTGCTTTCTGTACATAATCACCGTGCACCCATCCTGTTACTTTACCTGTGTTTATCTTATACCAGCCATTTTGTTCATCTATTGGTTTGAACTTTTGGCCTTTTGATACTTGACTTATTCTATAACTATTTATTGTAGGTTTTAATCTCACATTTAATCTTGTTGCTGTTACTTTTATCTCAGGATAATTTTTGGTAGGAATAGCCATCACATAATCACCATGAATCCATCCTGTAATACTGCCTGTTCTTATTTTGTACCATGATCCACTTTGATCATAGACTGTATAGACTTGTCCAACTCTTACTTGTGAAAGTCTTTTAGAGTTGGTTGTAGGCTTTTGCCTTACGTTTAATACTTGTGTTGTAACTTTTACATCTTTTATACTTGTTCCTGTTGCATAAGATATTCTAGGCGATAAAATTTCAGAGAATTTATTTTGTGATTCTTCTTTTACATCACCATTTGAAGCTGCAAACAATACAAGCATACCTGATGTCAGTATTAATACTTTTCCTTTCAAGATATCCCTCCTTTAGTTCACATTTTACAAATTAAAACATAATATTACATTGTAATATTATTGTAACATTATTCCGAATTCAAGTCACTAGGTAATGTGAACTAAAGGGATAATTTTTCTAGTTTTTTTATATTTATTATTACTATTTTTTTATTTTCTATATCTATTATATTTTTTTCTTTAAGCATATTTAACCCTCTTGTAACAGTTACTCTTGATACCCCCATTAATTCTGATATCTCTTGATGAGTTAGTGGAAGGTCTATTATATGTTTACCATTTATTTTTTTACCTTCCTGGACATATAGTCTAAGTATTTGATTTGAAAGCGCAGATAATGAATCGCTAAAAGCTAAACTTTTCAATTGAAGCATTATTATTCTAAATTTCCTTGACGAACTATATAAGAAGTATCTATATATATCTGGATTATTTTCTAATGATTTTTCTAAGTTTTCCTTGTTTATTATTGAAATACATGCATCTGTCATTGCTATAGATGTCTTATTTATATCTCCACCACCAAAGTAATCTACTTCTCCTATTACTTCTCCTCTTTGAAGTATATATAGTAACTTTGATGCACCATTTTCATTTATAAGGGTTTGTTTTACTTTGCCATCTACTACTATAGCTATGTATTCTGATGTAGGAGTTGATATTACACTATTCTTTTTGTAGTACCTTATTACTCCTTTGTCTATTAAATTATCTATAAAAAAGTTTCTCATTCTTTCTTGCATTTCTCTATCAAATATTTTGTATTGCATATTACTCACCTATTTCAAAAAAATTTAATAAAAGGAGATGCTAATGCATCTCCTAAATAACTCTTTTACTTTTCACTTTCATATATTCTCTCCAACTTCCCGAAGGAATATATGTTTTTTTTGCATTTCTATTTTGTATGTTTTTCAAATTGAAACTATATACATATGCTTTTAATATTTTTTCATTATCTAATAGTTTTATATCCTTTATAACTCTATTATACTCATTTAATTCTGAGTTTTTTTCTATATATCCTTCTAATGTATCTAATGATACTAAATTTTTATCAAAATCTTCTATTTCTATTAATTCACCAAATACATCATCATCACCTTCTAAAAGTGCAGGATAACCTTTGTTGTCTAAATGATATAACTCTCCTTTCACTTTTGCAAGTTTACGAGATTTTATTTTATCCTTTAGGTAATTGTTATAATTGAAAAAACCCTTCATTAAACTACCATATACAAATATCTTTTGTGTCATATCCTCACCTCTACTAACAAATAGTTCCCCCTGTAACTTCTATGTCTTTATCATTTTTTATTGCTGCTTCAACAAAATATTCCAGTCCCTTTGTTATATCTTCAAGTGACATTGATGGAGTATTTTTTTTGTCTATTACTTGTTCTACTATGAAAGGAACGTGAATAAATCCACCTTTCATTTCAGGATATTTTTTTTCTATTAGATATAGTAGTCCATACATTATATGGTTACATACAAATGTTCCAGCTGTATTTGAAACTGCTGCAGGAATATTATTATCTTTTGCATTTTTCACCATTGTCTTTATAGGTAATTTTGCAAAATATGCATTTTGTCCATCTTCATATATTACTTTATCTATTGGTTGATTATCTCTATTATCAGGAATACGTGCATCATCTACATTTATTGCTACTCTTTCTACAGATAATTCATATCTTCCTCCTGCTTGTCCTATACATAGTGTTATATCTGGCTTTTCCATTTCTATTGCTTGCTCTAATTTATTTATTGAATCTCTAAAAACTGTAGGAATTTGAACTTTTACTATTTCTGCTCCTGCTATTTGATCTTTCATCTTTTTCACTGCAAGCCATGCTGGATTTACCTTTTCTCCTCCAAATGGATCGAATCCTGTAATTAAAACTTTCATCAAATCATCCTTCCTTTTATATTAAAATGCCAATGTATACATAAGTACTATGTGAATTACAAGCATTGTAAATGCAACTGGCACTTGTGAGATTATTACTCTATTTTTATTTTTCGTTTCAAGTATTGCTGCTGGAACTACATTAAAATTAGCAGCCATTGGGGTCATAAGTGTTCCACAATATCCTGCTGTAAGTGCAAGTACTCCTGCCACTGCTGGATTTGCCCCTTGAGCAAATACAAATGGTAGCCCTACACCTGCTGTTATAACTGCAAATGCTGCAAATGCATTTCCCATTATCATTGTAAATAAAGCCATTCCAACACAGTATGCTATTACTCCGGCTAATATATTTCCTTCTGGTATTATGCCTGATATTCCATCAGATATTACTTTTCCTACTCCTGCTGCATTAAATAATGCTCCAAGTGCAGCTAAAAGCTGTGGTAATATACTTGCTGAGCCTACTTGTTGTAATAGACGTGAACCATCATGACTTACATATTTTACATTTGTTTTTGTTGTTAAAAGTGCAAATGCTGTAGCTATAATTGCACCAAATCCAAGTCCCACTAATCCTCCTAAAGAAGTGAATTGTGCTACTCCAAATGCTACTACTGCTATAGAAAGTGCTGGTACAAATATTTTATTTCCTACTTGTTTTGCTTTTTCTTCTCTAAATTCCTCTGTAGAATTTTTAAGGCTACCAAATGTAACTTGTTTTGTTGCAGTTAAAAATCCCATAAATAATAATAATGACCCTATTAATACTGGTGGTACATATGGTCCAAATATAAATATAAGTCCTAATAATCCCCAGAATATTGTTGTTCCTATTCTCTTTGGATGATTTTCATCTTTAAATGCCATAATACCTGCCATAAGTGATACAAATCCTGCTAATATATAAATACCTTCTAATAATATATCTACCATCTATTCCACCTCATTTCTATTTGTTATATTTGTACTTGTATTTTGATTTTGTACAGTTTGTAATCTAGTCAGTTTTTTATCCAATAAATAGTATTGAACAACTGCTACTAAAAATGCTATTATTGCTACTGGAATTGCGGCTTTAGATACAGCAAGTGGTGTAACTGTAATACCTAATTCATCAAGTGTACCAACTACCAGTAATACTCCACCAGATGCTATAAATACATTTTGTCCATAAAAATTACCATAGTTTTCTGCTGATGCTGAATATCCTTTTAATTGTTCTAATTGTGCTTCTGAAAGTTGTCCATATTTATTTTCTGCTGCTCCCTGTGCCATTGGAAGTATTAATGGTCTAATAAATTGAACATGTCCTCCAAGTCTTAATGACAAGGCTGCTGCAACTTCTCTTATAAATACATAAATCATAAGAACTTTGCCTGCTGTCATAGAATTCAATTTCTTTATTAAATATGCTGCTCTTTCTCTTAATCCATTTCTTTCAAGTATCCCTATTACTGGAAGTGTAAGTAAAAATATTGTCATGTATCTAGTATTTATAAATGCTTCACCAAGTGTTGATAATATTTCTGTAAATCCAAGTCCTCCAACTAAACCTGTAACTATTCCTGCTACTAATACTACTGCTATAGTATCTAGTTTTAATATAAATCCTATTACTATAATTAGAATCCCTATTAATTTAATCATATGATTGCTCCCTTCTTTTCTTTTTTATATCTTATCGTAATATTTAATCATTTTCTGTATAACAGTATACAATTTTTGAATTGTTTGAATATTCTATTGTTAGTTATTTTATTACATTTTAAAACATTTTTCGACAAAAAATTAAAGTTATAGTTAAAAAAAGTCGATATATTATATATCTAAAAATGTGAAAAGGGGTGACTATTTGAAAAGTATAAAAACAAAACTAATAGTGTATTTTGCAATACTAATTATTATTTCATCTATTTCTCTAGGGCTATTTTCAATTATGACTGCTCAAGATTCAGTGACTAATGAAGCAGAAAAAGGGCTCAGTAAATTTGCAAATGAAGGTGCAAAACTTACAAACAGTAGAATAAATGCTTCTAAAAGTATAATTGAAATGGTAGCTGGAATAGAAGATGTTAAAAGCATGGATTTAGATTTACAAATGAGTGCTTTACGATCTCAAATAGACAATATAGATTTTCTGGCACTTGGTATTGTATATCCTGATGGTAATACATATTATCATGATGGAAGTACAGCTGACTTAGGCGATAGAGATTATATTAAAAGGGCTTTCGATGGAGAGACCAATATATCTGACATTTTAATAAGTAGAGTTACAAAGGAACCTGTTATGATGTTTGCAACTCCTATAAAAAATGATGAAGAAATAGTAGGGGTATTGATTGGTCGTAGTGATGCAAATATTTTAAGTACTATTACAAAAGATATGGTATATGGAAAAGAAGGATATTCTTTCATGATTGATAAAAGAGGAACTATAATTGCACATCCAGATAAAGAAAAAGTTCTAGATTCTGTTAATCCAATGGAATTAGCTAAACAAGATAAAAGTCTAGAAAATACTGCTGATTTATTTTCTAATATACTTAAAAATAAATCTGGAATTGAAAATTTTTCTGATAATGGTCATGATTCCTATGTGGCTTATCAAAATATAGAAGGCACTGATTGGCATATTGCTGTTACTGCAGATGAAGATGAAGTATTATCTAGTATACCTAAACTTAA
The sequence above is a segment of the Senegalia massiliensis genome. Coding sequences within it:
- the pcp gene encoding pyroglutamyl-peptidase I → MKVLITGFDPFGGEKVNPAWLAVKKMKDQIAGAEIVKVQIPTVFRDSINKLEQAIEMEKPDITLCIGQAGGRYELSVERVAINVDDARIPDNRDNQPIDKVIYEDGQNAYFAKLPIKTMVKNAKDNNIPAAVSNTAGTFVCNHIMYGLLYLIEKKYPEMKGGFIHVPFIVEQVIDKKNTPSMSLEDITKGLEYFVEAAIKNDKDIEVTGGTIC
- a CDS encoding DUF979 domain-containing protein — translated: MVDILLEGIYILAGFVSLMAGIMAFKDENHPKRIGTTIFWGLLGLIFIFGPYVPPVLIGSLLLFMGFLTATKQVTFGSLKNSTEEFREEKAKQVGNKIFVPALSIAVVAFGVAQFTSLGGLVGLGFGAIIATAFALLTTKTNVKYVSHDGSRLLQQVGSASILPQLLAALGALFNAAGVGKVISDGISGIIPEGNILAGVIAYCVGMALFTMIMGNAFAAFAVITAGVGLPFVFAQGANPAVAGVLALTAGYCGTLMTPMAANFNVVPAAILETKNKNRVIISQVPVAFTMLVIHIVLMYTLAF
- a CDS encoding DUF969 domain-containing protein, whose protein sequence is MKLIGILIIVIGFILKLDTIAVVLVAGIVTGLVGGLGFTEILSTLGEAFINTRYMTIFLLTLPVIGILERNGLRERAAYLIKKLNSMTAGKVLMIYVFIREVAAALSLRLGGHVQFIRPLILPMAQGAAENKYGQLSEAQLEQLKGYSASAENYGNFYGQNVFIASGGVLLVVGTLDELGITVTPLAVSKAAIPVAIIAFLVAVVQYYLLDKKLTRLQTVQNQNTSTNITNRNEVE